CAAGCTGGTGCTGTTACCAAATTACCATCAACAACCACTTCATCTACTGGAACATTTATATAAGTCCCACCAGCAAGGCGTATATCTGGGCTGCAAGCTGGATAAGCCGTGCATTTCTTACCTTGTAGAACATCAGCAGCAGCCAATAACTGCAAACCGTGACAAATGGCAGCAATTGGTTTATTTGCTTCAGCAAAGTGACGCGTTATCGCGATCGCCCTCGGATTCAGGCGGATATACTCTGGAGCGCGTCCTCCTGGAATAACCAGGGCATCATAAGTGCTGGGGTCTACTTCTGTAAAAGTGGCATTTAAGGTAAAGTTGTGACCCAGTTTTTCACTGTAAGTCTGGTCTCCTTCAAAATCGTGAACAGCAGTCCTGACTTTCTCACCAGCTTTTTTATCAGGGCAAACCGCATGAACCGTGTGTCCCACCATTTGCAACGCTTGAAAGGGAACCATTACCTCATAGTCTTCTACATAGTCTCCCACTAGCATCAGAAGTTTTTTGGCTGCCATGTCGGTATCCCCTGTGTCATGTTATTTGTCAATACTATGCTAAAGTGCATTTTATATGCAACTTGACAAATTGTTCAATCTTTTGTACGAAATGCATCCTATCCACAAAAGTTATGCGGGTAACTGTTGTTAACCCGCATAAATAGGTTTATCTAGACTCAATCATCTTTAATGTTTCGACTTACTGCTATTACGAATTATCCAATAACTGATAGACAAAGCCAGAATAGCAATTCCCAGACCTATAATATCAACACCCGTAACTTTTCCTAAATCCAGAATAATAATCTTCCTGGCAACAGCAATTAAAGAAGTCACAACGACTAATTCAACTTGAAAAATGTGCTTCCGAAGATAAGCAGTGATATTTTCTAAAATTTCTAAAGCAATTAAAATATTTAAGAATAAACCAAATATTTTATATAATGTAGCGTTAAACTTCCCGTAATCCGTAACAAACAGTTCGTCGAGAAGAAGTATTCCTAAATCCCCAACTGCTACCAGAATCACTATTACCAGTAAAAGAGATAAGACTTTAGATACTATCACTTCTATGTCTTCAACGAAGCGCACGAAATTATCTTCGCTTAAAGCTTCTTTGATCAGTTTAATAGCTCTCCTCATTTAAAAACTCCTGCAAGGTTGGAAACCACGCTTATTTAGAGCGCGGAGGTAAACCGAGTTCAAGGGTATTACACGTAGGGGGATAATGCGTTGTCAGATTGTTTGAACAAGTGTCACTTGGAGAGTGACGTGCAGCACTTATTTATATATATGATGGGCAATGCCCACCAAAAACCCTGTAGGGTAAGTGTTGCCTACTCTATACTACTTAAAATTTGTTATGACAAATTTAGGATTACTATAAACTTTTAGAGATGATTTATGAAGTACATTTAAAGACATCAATATTAAAGCACGAGATCGCATTAGGATGCAACGTGTGAGGGTGGATAAATAAGGTGGAAATGACATGAAAAACATATAAGACAGACTTAACAGATGCACAATTGCTAATTATTGAACCACTGATTCCACCAGCAAAACCATGTAGAAAACGAAGAACTATCAATATGCATGAAATAGTCCTAAAAAATTGGCCGCACTTAGGGTAAGATAAAGAGTTTTACCAAATGCGATTGCCCCTTCGCAAGCAACACCCCTCATTAATCTTGTCCAATTTAGTACTTTAGTAGCGATCGCTTTAAAATTTGCTTGACAGACTCGTACATTTCGCTTGTCAATCCATCTAGTTCATGCTCAATATCTTCCCATTGATCGAGTTTGCTCCACTTTCCGTTCGTGCAAATAAGAAGCAGTGGCGGTTGTTGGGAGTAAAGAGCCATGGTGTCAGAGAGCGATAAGCAAAGCTTAAGTCTTCGGCTATCGCATTGCTAGCAGTAGTTATGGCTCACCAATGACTAACGATCCCCCTACCCTTGCTCCCCATTGTGGATGATAGCTAACGACGGCTGTACTTCTAGTTGTTGCTCTGCCTTATCAGGAAAGAATTTCAAGCAAAACTGAATTTTTCCTTTACGCCAGCCACCGCCCGTCTGAGCAATTAGTACTTCACATTCCACCCCACCTTCAGAAAACCATTTTAACTGCTCGGGTGATACACGATCTTTTAGCGCTAGCTTAATTTCGCTGACTTTTGCCGTTATGCCTTTGGTAAAACCTTTTTCTGAAGGCATAGAAACGACATCATCACTGTTCAGGCTAACTTCACTCACAACTTTTCTCCATTAACGACATAGGCATCCAGACCAAGCCTGGTTACTTTAAGTCTTCCCCTAAGTGGTTGCTAACGTGTCACTTGGGATGAAAGCACTCTGAAAAAAGTTTTGTTATGCTCAAACCACTGCGATCGCACTTGAGTAGAACGAGTCCGTATGATGAAAATCAAGCTAACTCCTCACTAACCACTAACCATACAAGTTGAGCACTAGCTTTCGTTGTTCCATTGAAGTTAGATGATTGTTGGGTAGTGCTTGTATCTTCAGTAACCGAAGTCTCAGTTGAGATAGATGTTGGAGAAGGGCGATCTCCGTCAAAAGTGTACTCAAACAAGTCGTTAGGAGTGATGCTTCGGTTATCCCCTCTAGCTCGATAAGCAATTGTTAATGCATTGCACAAACTATTAATCACTCTGCCACTAATCTGCTCAATCTCATCAGTATTTTTGAGCTTAGAAATAGACGTGCGATGAATTCCTGAGATCTCGGACAGTTCTTTATTGCTAATTTTTTTCTCCGCCATCAGTATCCTAAGTCTCCATCGAATCATTTCTTGAGAGCCTTTTTGTCTTTTATCTACTCTCATAGTTTCTCTCCTTTATGCATTAATAGCTAGGTTGCCACTAGCTTCTCTAACAATTTATCATTTTTTGTAGTAAGCAAGATTCTTTTGCTGTAATATAAATTATATTGTAGCTTGCACGCTGCATAAAAAAACAAAACAAAAGGCGACCGCACTCATTCTTGATGAAAGGCGCGATCGCCTAGAAATCAAATTATATAACAGTTACTTATCATGCCACAACTTCAAGCTCTTGCGCCAAACGAACAAATTCTTGCTCAACGAGAATTAAACCAATACATCTTCGCCCAAGCCAATGCCATAGCCTCAGAAACCCCTGGTGATTCCTTTGATGCACTCGCATATGCCAGTCAAGACATCCTGACTCACGCCATAATGCTTGCTCAACAACAGGAGCATTTATCTAAGAAAGAGTATAAAAAGCTGCTTAAACAGTACGGTTGGAAAAATGAAGACCGAAAGTATTTGAAAGTGGCTGAAGTATTCAAGCACTTTGCGGCTCAAGATTTAGCGCAAATCGAGCCAGCAACGCTCTTCCGTTTGGCAAATAATCCCAAGAAGTATCAAAGCGTTATTGACCAGCTGCTCTCTTCACCAGAAATTACCCAACAAACAGTTCGAGACCTCATTGCCCTTTCTCGACAACCCAAGGAAGAAAAACCAGAACAACCGAGCATTTGGCGGCGGACGAAGAATGGGGAGCGTTACTGCCAAATTCCTCCAATTCACGAGACTGACGAACAGACTGGAACGACTTTACAAAAGATGATGGATGAAGAAGGCTTAACGGCACAGCGCATTATTGCTGAAGCGGTAGCTCTACGGCAGGCATACAAGGAAGGGCGGTTGGTGTTGGTGGAAAGCTCTGAGTTATCTGATGAAGAGGTTCGGGTTGAGAACTTTAACACGGACGCTAACACTGAGATGAGTGAGGACAACACGGAAGGTGAATGGACTTTCGAGCCAGAACCGGAAAAAGATGATTTTACGGAAGATTATGATACCGTCGTTGAACCCGAACCAGAACACTGCACCCAGTCTCCCGTTGAGCTGTTAATTGAAACGTTTCAAACTGCCAACATTTGGGAGGAAATAAGAGTTGCTGTGGCTGTTCGTGAAGATTACAAGCAAGAAGCATGGGCGGCTCTAACACCCTTGGAGAAGAAGCGGGTGAGAGAGTTAATGCCAATTGAGGTGAGGAAACTATCAGAGGCTAAGAAGGAGGGTTTGATTGTTAGTTTTAAAGAATTGAGAGAAGGAGTTTATCAGGTGCGGCGAATGGGAAACGAGCTTGGTGAAGTAGTAAGTACATCAAGGTTGGATGCTTTTTTGGCACAATTGAGAAGCAACGGGCAAAACTTTGCTTGAAGCTGAAACAAAAGTCAAGATGAGGACGATAATGATTGCAACTATGCGTGCGCTCATACATATTTATTCTGCGGTAAAAAATTGACTTAGGCTAGAATTAAAAGTTAGCGTTTTTGTATGACTCAACAGTCTTGCTTGGATTATAGTTGTAACTCTCAATATCTCCAATTGATTAGGATAGCTTTGGTTTGAGATAAAAGGCATACACGGGAGCACAGTTCTAGCATCTTCAACGCTTACACAGGTTTGGTTAACTGTGACTAAAAGCGAATGCTCAATAGTCCTCCCTCGTCATTATCATCGGTAAGTCTTAGCCTTACAAACGAATTAAAATCAAAGTCATCGGCAAATTCTGATGTGGGAATCATATCTGAGTTAAAAGTACAAATATTCTGTACTTTGAGAATATGCACCCTAACAAGATTTACGTGAAGAAATAGATAGATGGGCGATCGCAAACATTTATTTGTTTCTAGTGCTAATAGGACACGAAGAAAGAGTAGAAGGAAATCTGATAATTTTATAACGGAAAGGGAGTAGTTTATATATAATAGTAAAAGTTTTTATCGCCCTATGGCACTTTAGGAGTCGAAATATGGATAAATTTTATCTAAGCTAAATTCGTTTTCTTTCAGTTGGAAAGCTTAATATCTCATTGGCTTAATAAAAAAACTGGGTTTTTGGCATTACTGTACTGACGCTTTAGAGACTAGGGGTTGGGAACTGAGAAAGAGACATTTTCATCACCCTGTTGTTTTGATTTATCAGATGACATGACCGTCTATCTTGAAAATAAGAGTGTGGGATGTAGAGAAAGGTATTTTTATTTTTTTTGTAACCAATTTGTCATAATGGCTACTTAGTCAAGATTGTCAAATAATTTCTTAACGGCGTTTAGTTACAATAGTTAGCTTAACCCTTAGCTTACCTAGAGCGCCGGTCCACTAATATACGTTGACAAAAACGATATTATGTGTGATGGGAAAACGCTGATTTTGGACTAAATATTTGGGTTCGGTTTTTAGCGATCGCATTAAAACATAACGCTAAAATCGCCGATTTTAATAACCCCCATATTTTGCGTTTTACGTCAAGCACTTCTACTGGACCGGCGCTCTAGGCTTGGTAAAATTAATTAGTATACTTTTGAGCACAAACTATGGAAATTCAGACAGTCCTTTACATTTATTCATTTCCTACGTATCTACGGGAACAGCCACGAGTTAAAATTGGCAAAACTTCTGGGAGTATTGCTGCCGATCGTGACTTAATCAACAACGGTGTTCTTAATGGAACACCTCAAAGAATGCACAGCCTTCCTTTAGAACGTTGTAAAAAAGCTATTGAACTTGGAGGTCTTTATGCAGGCTAAATACATCAAAGTTCTAAGTATCAAGCGAGTTTATGCTGAACGTATTGTTGATGGTACTAAAAAACTTGAATTGCGAAAGCGTTCAATTGGAATAGAATTAGGGGATTTAATTCTTTTGTACGAAACTACACCTGATTCTGTCATTAAGGGAGGCTTTGTTGCTGATAAAACTATATCCTTACCTGTTTCTGAAATGTGGAGTAAGTATCATCCTATTCTAGGAGTAGACAAAGAGTTCTATGATATGTATTTTGAGAACTGTGAATTGGCATACGGTACTTTTATATATCAAAACTTTCTTTTCCCTGCACTGTCTCTGAAACAAATACAAGAACTTTGCCCTGGTTTTACACCACCACAAGCCACAATAAACTGGCGTAAGGATTGGTACATTCAGCCTGAATGGACTGATGCACTTAATCAGGGAAGAAATGGTTTAATGGAGGAAGGAAGACTATGTAAACAGTTAGATCTATTTGCCTTAAAGTAGATAAAGCTAATTAATATGATTCACTTTCATGGCTAAATAAAATGATGATGCACTCATTGTACTGTAAGGTCAAAAAGTAATAAAAAATCTTTATGGAAGTTAGAGTTATTTATTTAATTTAAGCTTATAGGCAGTATATTATAGGCAAAAATACCTTTGTTGATAGCTCTCATCTTATAAGTTTTTCAAGCCAAACATAAAATTGTTTTGAAATTTATCATTTCTATCAGCTTTAAAAAATAAACAACATGAGAAAACGTAAACTTATTTTTGTTGGTGGAGTACATGGTGTTGGGAAAACAACACTTTGTAAAGAGATAGAATCAAAATTTCATGTTGAGCATTTTTCAGCTAGCAATTTGATTTCAAGAGAGAAGCAAGAAGAACATCTTCTTAACAAACGAGTTGAGAAGATTGGTGAAAATCAAAATATTTTATTAACAGCAATAAATAAGTATTTAAAGAATGAAAATTGGTATTTACTGGATGGGCATTTTTGCTTATTAAATAAGGATAATGAAATTACTAAAATACCAGAATCAACATATGATGGCATTTGTCCCAATGCTATTCTTCTCTTAGTTGACAAACCAGAAGATATTTATGCTCGTTTAAGCTCAAGAGATAGTATTAAACATGATTTAGCTCTGCTTAAATATTTTCAAGAACAAGAAATTGGTTATGCTGAATACATTAGTGATAAATTAAATATTCCTTATCTAATTTATCACCTTACTGAAAGTAAAAACAAAGTATATACTTTTATTGAAAGTTTAGTGACTCAAGCAGTATCTGAATAAGAATTTTTCTGTCCTTTGTGATACGTCAGCAATCGCGTCCAAAACCTTCTCAATCAACTTTCCTGTGAACAACAACAAATGGCTAAAGCGATTTGCAACGCTCTTTATGCTCACTTAAAAAACCATCTATAAATACTAAAGCTTTAGAACTTTCTGCTGGATTCACATCAAGAGGTAACATAGCGTTGGCTCTGGTAGAAATGGGAGCATCTGGCGTAGTCACAAAAGGATTTTTCAGTCTGTTCCTATATCCACGTGGGTTGATGCTACCAAGCTTGCTAAAGCACTGCGAAATGCTACCGCTCATGGTGCTCTTTCACCTACCAAAGTTAAAGAATGGGGTTTTCGAGAGGTGTTTCTAACCCTACCCGATAATTTAGCGGAGATTGTCGTGGCTCGTTTGCGAAAATTAACGAGTCACTAAGTCTGCTGAGGTACAAATTTATCAGCGTCCATCTGCGTTCATCTGCGGTTAATTTTTCTTTCCATACCTCACGAAAGTGGGAATTGCCATATAATAAGCAATTACAAGTGTGCGGCTTGGCGTGATGGCTGACGTTGATAACTAGCAACTGTTAGATCGACAGTCACTGGAACAATCTGTACTGCACAAGCTTTTAATTCTGGTTGCAAGGAGTCAGGACAAGATTCTGGGTGAGTTAAAGCATTGGCTTCAGCATTATTCGCCCACAAAGCTCCCCAGTGCATGGGAACAAACACTGTACCAGGTGCGATCGCACGAGTCACTTTGACTGGAAACTTAGCTTTGCCACGACGCGATCGCACTTCCACCGATTGATTATCGTTCACGCGCAGAATCGCTGCATCGCGAGGATGAATCTCAATAAACGGTTCGGGATGCATTTGACGAATTTTTTCAATTCGACCTGTACGCGTTTGGGTATGCCAGTGTCCGTAAAGCCTTCCGGTTGTCAGCACAAAAGGATAATTGGGATCTGGGGGTTCAGCCAAACCTCGCGAGTGATACGCTGCAAATCGGGCGCGTCCATCTGGAGTGTGGAAACGTAAATCGGTGTAGAGCCTTTTAGAGGGAGTAGGGTTAGTACTGGAACACGGCCATTGAAGTGGACCTTGCACTTGAAGTCGTTCGTGAGTGATAGCTGTCATATCACAAGGGCGATCGCGAGTCAATTTGACAAACTCAGAGTAAACTTCACTTGAGTTAGCAAAAGCAAACTCTTTCACATAGCCCAGCCTGCGTCCAACTTCTGCAAAAATTTCCCAATCTGCTTTGGCTTCTCCCGGTGGCTGACGAAATGCCGGACATAAGGTCACTCTCCGCTCGGAATTGGTCATGACACCAGTTTTTTCACTCCACTGAGCTGCTGGTAACAAGACATGAGCATAAGCTGCAGTTTCCGTTGGATAGTAAGCATCCTGGTAAACAGTGAAAGGCGATCGCAACAACGCTGCTTTTGTTCGTTCTAAATCTGGCATACTCACAGCCGGATTGGTAGCAGCAATCCACAACATCCCTACAGCACCATTTTCCAGCCCAGTTATCATATCCCAAGCCGTTAAACCGGGTGTAGGTGAAATTCGTCCTGATGGAAGTCCCCACAGTTCCTCAACTTCTGCTCTATGCTGGGGATTTTTTACCAATCGGTAACCAGGTAACAAATGCGCTAAACCTCCCGCTTCGCGCCCCCCCATTGCGTTAGGTTGACCTGTCAGAGAAAATGGTCCCGCCCCTAGTTTCCCAATTTGCCCGGTCATCAAGTGGAGGTTAATAATTGTTCTGACCTTAGCCGTTCCTTCTGAGGATTGATTCACACCCATTGACCACAAAGACAGGACTCTCTGAGATTCACCCCAGTAACGAGCGGCTGTTTCTAAATCTTCGACACTAATCCCGCATTGATGAGAAACGACTTCTGGGGAATAATGGCGAATCACTTCTGCATATGAAGGAAAGTTACTCGTGCAATCCTCAATAAATCCAGGATCGATATAGCCCCAACGCATCAACAAATGAGCAATCCCGTTCAATAAATCGATATCTGTTCCAGGGCGAATCGCTAAATGTAAATCTGCAGCTTCTGCGGTTGGGGTGCGGCGCGGATCGACCACAATCATTTTGACTTTGCGATTCTTTTTGTGGTATTTTTCTAGCCTGTTAAAAATAATAGGATGACATTCTGCTGTGTTGGTACCAATTAAAAACGCACAGTCAGTTAATTCTAAATCTTCATAACAACACGGAGGACCATCCGAACCAAAGCTTTGAATGTACCCAGCTACCGCACTGGACATACACAAGCGAGAGTTAGCATCAAAATTATTGCTCCCCAAACACCCTTTTAAAAGTTTCTGGGCGATATAGTAGTCCTCAGTTTGAAACTGACCGGAACCATACATACAAATAGCTTCCGGTCCTTGAGTGAAGCGTACTGTTTGAATGCGTTTGACAATGATATCAAAAGCCTCATCCCAGCTAGCACGACGAAACTTTTGATCTAAAGATTCTCGTACCATTGGGTAGTGGAGTCTATTTTTATCCAAAGATTCTGCTATTGTGGCACCTTTAACACAAACCATTCCCTGGCTAGATGGGTGTGCTTTGTCTCCTCGCACTCGCCAAGTAGGAGTTCCCTGGCTATCTCTATGAGTTGGTTTGCCAAGTTGTGCTGGAGGTGATACTTCTAATCCACAGCCAACACCACAATAGGGACAAAGAGTTTTGGTAAATTCAGTCATGATAAAAATTAATATTTAACCGCAGCCTGTAGCTGACGCACGCAGATGGAGTCTACTTATGTCTTCATAGAGGGTATATAAATATACTCTCTATGAATGCCATCTGTTCGTGCGGTAGAATAACCTCGTTCGTGAAGGGATTTTATTCTTCTGCTAAAATTCCGGGATTGGGGACAGTCTTTTGAGTTTCTCTCTCTGGAGATTCTCCTTCATAAGCAGCAGCAAAGGAGCCTTTTGGTTCTTTTAAGAAGAAAGCACACAGACAAGCGCAAATCATAGCTGCTATACCCATTGTGGCAAATAGTGTTGATGGGTTGGTTAAACTGTAAATTGTGAGATAAACTACGCCACCAAAATTACCGTATGCTCCTACATTGCCTGCAATTTGTCCCGTGGCTTCTTTTTTAATCAAAGGTACAATACCGTAGGTTGCACCGCAGCCAGCTTGGGCAAAATATGCAGCAAACATCGTAACTGCGATCGCCAGTGGTAAAGGCCAACTGCTGTTAATGGAGTGTGCCATCAAATAACCTATAGAGATGCCAACACTAATAATAGTCATCGTCCATTTGCGAGAGCCAAATTTATCAGAAATTAACCCTCCACTAGGACGAGAAACTAAGTTTAAGAAGGGATAACTAGCCGCGATCATTGCAGCAGCCACGTGCTCTAAACCAAAGGTTTTTTCAAAAAATGCAGGGAGCATGGAAACAGCCGCAAGTTCGGAACCAAAGTTAGTGACGTAAGTAAATTCTAGTAAAGCTACTTGACCAAATTGATACCGTTCTGAAGGAGCGTAAGTTTTCTTACCAACAAGAAGCTCTTTATTCACTTGCCAAGCTTTGTAAGTTTGATAAGCAAATAATCCAGCTAACAGTACCCAAATCAAGTACATTTGAGCTTGATTGAAAAAGTGAATATTTTTTTGTGCTAAACGCCAAGCAAGTAAACCCAAGGCAAAAATCAAACCAAAATTCGAGAGAATCATTGCCCAGAAGCTTTTAACACTAGTCACTTCAAGAGCACCATTCTTCTTAGGAGTCTTATAGACTTTACCAGAAGGCGTATCTTGGACATTGTTGTAGTAGATTGCGCCATAGACTGCAGAGACAATACCTGTTAGGGCGATCGCAAACCGCCAGTTAGAAGCACCACCAGTCATAAAACTAGCAGCAACAGCAATCAGAGGTAAGCTAAATTCCGCCCCAAAAGCCCCAAAGTTACCCCAACCGCCATAAACACCTTGAGCAATTCCAATCTCTTTAGGAGGAAACCATTCCGACACCATCCGAATACCCACAACAAAGCCTGCACCTACAATACCCATCAGCAGGCGGCTGAGAACGAGATGGTGAAAGTTTTGTGATAATGCTGTTGCAAAACAGGGAACAGCAGCAAACATCAGCAGCAATGAGTAGGTAATTTTAGGACCAAAACGATCCAAAAGCATACCAATAATAATGCGTGCTGGAATGGTCAGAGCAAGGTTGCAAATACCCAACGTTTTTATTTGCTCTGGTGCAAGATGAAGTTCCTTCCCAATAGTTGTAGCGAAGGGAGCAAAGTTAAACCAACAAACAAAAGTCAGAAAGAAAGCAAACCAAGTTTGGTGCAGAATCCGATAACGCCCTTGAAACGATAATAATCCTTTAAGCATGGTAAAAAAATTGTTGTGAAGAGTTCTTTGTCACTGGTCACTGGTCACTGGTCACTGATTTAAACTGTTACAGCTTCTCGCAAACGTGCGTCAAAGTGTTCAATAATCAGTTCGCGTAAAACTGGTAACAAGTCCTCGCAGGGAATTCCTTTAGCAACACACGATCCCAGGTGAGCATCTTTGCCAACTTTGCCACCCATATATATGTCAACGCCTTCCACTGCTTTACCATTTTTACGAGCTTTGGTTCCCATCAAACCAATATCTGCCACTTGAGGCTGTCCGCAGGAGTTCGGACAGCCTGTCCAATGAATTCGCACAGGATGAGTGACTTCTAACTCCATTTCCAGTTCTTTAATCATCGCTAATGCACGATTTTTAGTTTCGATGAGAGCAAAGTTACAAAATTGTGCGCCCGTGCAAGAAACTAATGCTCTTGTTAGAGGAGCTGGGTTAACACTAAATTTCTCTAGAAGAGGCTCAGTTAATAAGGT
This genomic interval from Scytonema hofmannii PCC 7110 contains the following:
- a CDS encoding DJ-1/PfpI family protein — translated: MAAKKLLMLVGDYVEDYEVMVPFQALQMVGHTVHAVCPDKKAGEKVRTAVHDFEGDQTYSEKLGHNFTLNATFTEVDPSTYDALVIPGGRAPEYIRLNPRAIAITRHFAEANKPIAAICHGLQLLAAADVLQGKKCTAYPACSPDIRLAGGTYINVPVDEVVVDGNLVTAPAWPAHPHWLAAFLKVLGTKVEHLELASVD
- a CDS encoding phosphate-starvation-inducible PsiE family protein, producing the protein MRRAIKLIKEALSEDNFVRFVEDIEVIVSKVLSLLLVIVILVAVGDLGILLLDELFVTDYGKFNATLYKIFGLFLNILIALEILENITAYLRKHIFQVELVVVTSLIAVARKIIILDLGKVTGVDIIGLGIAILALSISYWIIRNSSKSKH
- a CDS encoding DUF7689 domain-containing protein — protein: MALYSQQPPLLLICTNGKWSKLDQWEDIEHELDGLTSEMYESVKQILKRSLLKY
- a CDS encoding KGK domain-containing protein — translated: MSEVSLNSDDVVSMPSEKGFTKGITAKVSEIKLALKDRVSPEQLKWFSEGGVECEVLIAQTGGGWRKGKIQFCLKFFPDKAEQQLEVQPSLAIIHNGEQG
- a CDS encoding helix-turn-helix domain-containing protein → MRVDKRQKGSQEMIRWRLRILMAEKKISNKELSEISGIHRTSISKLKNTDEIEQISGRVINSLCNALTIAYRARGDNRSITPNDLFEYTFDGDRPSPTSISTETSVTEDTSTTQQSSNFNGTTKASAQLVWLVVSEELA
- a CDS encoding DUF2326 domain-containing protein, with protein sequence MHILKVQNICTFNSDMIPTSEFADDFDFNSFVRLRLTDDNDEGGLLSIRF
- a CDS encoding DUF3850 domain-containing protein encodes the protein MQAKYIKVLSIKRVYAERIVDGTKKLELRKRSIGIELGDLILLYETTPDSVIKGGFVADKTISLPVSEMWSKYHPILGVDKEFYDMYFENCELAYGTFIYQNFLFPALSLKQIQELCPGFTPPQATINWRKDWYIQPEWTDALNQGRNGLMEEGRLCKQLDLFALK
- a CDS encoding ATP-binding protein encodes the protein MRKRKLIFVGGVHGVGKTTLCKEIESKFHVEHFSASNLISREKQEEHLLNKRVEKIGENQNILLTAINKYLKNENWYLLDGHFCLLNKDNEITKIPESTYDGICPNAILLLVDKPEDIYARLSSRDSIKHDLALLKYFQEQEIGYAEYISDKLNIPYLIYHLTESKNKVYTFIESLVTQAVSE
- a CDS encoding molybdopterin oxidoreductase family protein; translation: MTEFTKTLCPYCGVGCGLEVSPPAQLGKPTHRDSQGTPTWRVRGDKAHPSSQGMVCVKGATIAESLDKNRLHYPMVRESLDQKFRRASWDEAFDIIVKRIQTVRFTQGPEAICMYGSGQFQTEDYYIAQKLLKGCLGSNNFDANSRLCMSSAVAGYIQSFGSDGPPCCYEDLELTDCAFLIGTNTAECHPIIFNRLEKYHKKNRKVKMIVVDPRRTPTAEAADLHLAIRPGTDIDLLNGIAHLLMRWGYIDPGFIEDCTSNFPSYAEVIRHYSPEVVSHQCGISVEDLETAARYWGESQRVLSLWSMGVNQSSEGTAKVRTIINLHLMTGQIGKLGAGPFSLTGQPNAMGGREAGGLAHLLPGYRLVKNPQHRAEVEELWGLPSGRISPTPGLTAWDMITGLENGAVGMLWIAATNPAVSMPDLERTKAALLRSPFTVYQDAYYPTETAAYAHVLLPAAQWSEKTGVMTNSERRVTLCPAFRQPPGEAKADWEIFAEVGRRLGYVKEFAFANSSEVYSEFVKLTRDRPCDMTAITHERLQVQGPLQWPCSSTNPTPSKRLYTDLRFHTPDGRARFAAYHSRGLAEPPDPNYPFVLTTGRLYGHWHTQTRTGRIEKIRQMHPEPFIEIHPRDAAILRVNDNQSVEVRSRRGKAKFPVKVTRAIAPGTVFVPMHWGALWANNAEANALTHPESCPDSLQPELKACAVQIVPVTVDLTVASYQRQPSRQAAHL
- a CDS encoding NarK family nitrate/nitrite MFS transporter; this encodes MLKGLLSFQGRYRILHQTWFAFFLTFVCWFNFAPFATTIGKELHLAPEQIKTLGICNLALTIPARIIIGMLLDRFGPKITYSLLLMFAAVPCFATALSQNFHHLVLSRLLMGIVGAGFVVGIRMVSEWFPPKEIGIAQGVYGGWGNFGAFGAEFSLPLIAVAASFMTGGASNWRFAIALTGIVSAVYGAIYYNNVQDTPSGKVYKTPKKNGALEVTSVKSFWAMILSNFGLIFALGLLAWRLAQKNIHFFNQAQMYLIWVLLAGLFAYQTYKAWQVNKELLVGKKTYAPSERYQFGQVALLEFTYVTNFGSELAAVSMLPAFFEKTFGLEHVAAAMIAASYPFLNLVSRPSGGLISDKFGSRKWTMTIISVGISIGYLMAHSINSSWPLPLAIAVTMFAAYFAQAGCGATYGIVPLIKKEATGQIAGNVGAYGNFGGVVYLTIYSLTNPSTLFATMGIAAMICACLCAFFLKEPKGSFAAAYEGESPERETQKTVPNPGILAEE